One stretch of Prunus persica cultivar Lovell chromosome G1, Prunus_persica_NCBIv2, whole genome shotgun sequence DNA includes these proteins:
- the LOC18793397 gene encoding transcription factor FAMA isoform X2: MEKEENNYSAFMPPGNFNNLDYTLDHHHDEDQQMMKSRIDETPSENNNGMVNYLMNNHHQLQQQQQQMSTQLAPAGFCGSTSTSFDKLSFADVMQFADFGPKLGLNQTKISEEEPSGVDPVYFLKFPVLNDKFDNDVMVPQAEERFTGLGEEGKTKSMEEDQDEEARVSGSNSVQQLQFLGEDLENNPRGGVEPEPAAKNKRKRPRTTKTTQEVESQRMTHIAVERNRRKQMNEHLRVLRSLMPGSYVQRGDQASIIGGAIEFVRELEQLLQCLESQKRRRLLGEAPRHEVGESAGAMAMAVMPAVQAAQGGSGGPLIFPAANLPVNPNDPIKFVDFETGLREETAENKSCFADVEVKVLGFDAMIKILSQRRPGQLIKAIAALEDLQLNILHTNITTIEQTVLYSFNVKVESESRFTAEDIATSVQQIFSFIHANTASM, encoded by the exons ATGGAGAAAGAGGAGAACAACTACTCG GCTTTTATGCCCCCTGGTAACTTTAACAACCTGGATTACACCCTAGATCATCATCATGATGAagatcagcagatgatgaagtcTCGCATCGACGAGACTCCAAGTGAGAACAACAATGGAATGGTCAATTACTTGATGAACAATCACCATCAACtacaacaacagcaacaacaaatGAGCACACAACTAGCTCCAGCTGGGTTTTGTGGTTCAACAAGTACTTCTTTTGATAAGCTGAGCTTCGCCGACGTGATGCAGTTTGCGGATTTTGGACCCAAGTTGGGCTTAAACCAAACCAAGATTTCAGAAGAAGAACCCTCCGGAGTTGACCCTGTTTACTTCCTCAAGTTTCCGGTGTTGAACGACAAGTTCGACAACGATGTCATGGTTCCACAAGCTGAAGAGAGATTTACAGGGTTGGGTGAAGAAGGCAAGACAAAGTCAATGGAAGAAGATCAAGATGAGGAGGCTCGGGTTTCGGGTAGTAATTCCGTGCAGCAGCTCCAGTTTCTTGGAGAAGATCTTGAAAACAACCCTAGAGGAGGAGTAGAACCGGAGCCTGCagccaagaacaaaagaaaaagaccaaGAACTACCAAGACGACTCAAGAAGTCGAAAGCCAGCGGATGACCCACATCGCCGTGGAAAGAAACCGCAGGAAGCAAATGAATGAGCATCTTCGTGTGCTCCGGTCCCTCATGCCTGGCTCATATGTACAACGA GGGGATCAAGCTTCTATCATTGGAGGAGCCATAGAGtttgtgagagaattagagcAGTTGCTTCAGTGCTTGGAATCACAAAAGCGGAGAAGGCTCTTAGGAGAAGCTCCAAGACATGAGGTGGGAGAATCTGCAGGAGCGATGGCTATGGCGGTGATGCCTGCAGTACAGGCAGCTCAAGGCGGCAGCGGGGGACCATTAATCTTTCCGGCTGCTAATTTGCCTGTGAATCCAAATGATCCTATCAAGTTCGTCGACTTCGAAACGGGGCTTCGAGAAGAAACGGCTGAGAACAAGTCGTGCTTTGCTGATGTTGAGGTGAAAGTTTTAGGGTTTGATGCGATGATCAAGATTTTGTCTCAAAGGAGACCAGGGCAGCTCATTAAGGCCATTGCTGCGCTTGAGGATTTGCAGCTTAACATTCTTCACACTAACATCACCACCATCGAACAAACTGTTCTATATTCCTTTAATGTCAAG GTTGAGAGTGAATCGAGGTTCACGGCTGAAGATATAGCAACCTCAGTTCAGCAGATATTCAGTTTTATTCATGCAAACACCGCCAGCatgtga
- the LOC18793397 gene encoding transcription factor FAMA isoform X1, translating to MLFFCSDYEILQAFMPPGNFNNLDYTLDHHHDEDQQMMKSRIDETPSENNNGMVNYLMNNHHQLQQQQQQMSTQLAPAGFCGSTSTSFDKLSFADVMQFADFGPKLGLNQTKISEEEPSGVDPVYFLKFPVLNDKFDNDVMVPQAEERFTGLGEEGKTKSMEEDQDEEARVSGSNSVQQLQFLGEDLENNPRGGVEPEPAAKNKRKRPRTTKTTQEVESQRMTHIAVERNRRKQMNEHLRVLRSLMPGSYVQRGDQASIIGGAIEFVRELEQLLQCLESQKRRRLLGEAPRHEVGESAGAMAMAVMPAVQAAQGGSGGPLIFPAANLPVNPNDPIKFVDFETGLREETAENKSCFADVEVKVLGFDAMIKILSQRRPGQLIKAIAALEDLQLNILHTNITTIEQTVLYSFNVKVESESRFTAEDIATSVQQIFSFIHANTASM from the exons ATGTTGTTCTTTTGCTCTGATTATGAAATATTGCAGGCTTTTATGCCCCCTGGTAACTTTAACAACCTGGATTACACCCTAGATCATCATCATGATGAagatcagcagatgatgaagtcTCGCATCGACGAGACTCCAAGTGAGAACAACAATGGAATGGTCAATTACTTGATGAACAATCACCATCAACtacaacaacagcaacaacaaatGAGCACACAACTAGCTCCAGCTGGGTTTTGTGGTTCAACAAGTACTTCTTTTGATAAGCTGAGCTTCGCCGACGTGATGCAGTTTGCGGATTTTGGACCCAAGTTGGGCTTAAACCAAACCAAGATTTCAGAAGAAGAACCCTCCGGAGTTGACCCTGTTTACTTCCTCAAGTTTCCGGTGTTGAACGACAAGTTCGACAACGATGTCATGGTTCCACAAGCTGAAGAGAGATTTACAGGGTTGGGTGAAGAAGGCAAGACAAAGTCAATGGAAGAAGATCAAGATGAGGAGGCTCGGGTTTCGGGTAGTAATTCCGTGCAGCAGCTCCAGTTTCTTGGAGAAGATCTTGAAAACAACCCTAGAGGAGGAGTAGAACCGGAGCCTGCagccaagaacaaaagaaaaagaccaaGAACTACCAAGACGACTCAAGAAGTCGAAAGCCAGCGGATGACCCACATCGCCGTGGAAAGAAACCGCAGGAAGCAAATGAATGAGCATCTTCGTGTGCTCCGGTCCCTCATGCCTGGCTCATATGTACAACGA GGGGATCAAGCTTCTATCATTGGAGGAGCCATAGAGtttgtgagagaattagagcAGTTGCTTCAGTGCTTGGAATCACAAAAGCGGAGAAGGCTCTTAGGAGAAGCTCCAAGACATGAGGTGGGAGAATCTGCAGGAGCGATGGCTATGGCGGTGATGCCTGCAGTACAGGCAGCTCAAGGCGGCAGCGGGGGACCATTAATCTTTCCGGCTGCTAATTTGCCTGTGAATCCAAATGATCCTATCAAGTTCGTCGACTTCGAAACGGGGCTTCGAGAAGAAACGGCTGAGAACAAGTCGTGCTTTGCTGATGTTGAGGTGAAAGTTTTAGGGTTTGATGCGATGATCAAGATTTTGTCTCAAAGGAGACCAGGGCAGCTCATTAAGGCCATTGCTGCGCTTGAGGATTTGCAGCTTAACATTCTTCACACTAACATCACCACCATCGAACAAACTGTTCTATATTCCTTTAATGTCAAG GTTGAGAGTGAATCGAGGTTCACGGCTGAAGATATAGCAACCTCAGTTCAGCAGATATTCAGTTTTATTCATGCAAACACCGCCAGCatgtga